In Hymenobacter volaticus, the genomic window TACCTGGAGGCCTCGGCTTCGTGCATGTTTGTGTACGCCTTGGCCAAAGGCGCCAACCGCCACTATCTCGACAAAACCTACCTGCGCGCCGCCGAGAAAGGCTATTCCGGTATCCTCGACCGTTTCGTGGAAACCAAGCCCGACGGCGAACTGAATTTGCTGCAAGTGTGCGAAGTAGCGGGCCTTAGCGCCGACCGCGACGGGTCATATGAATACTACATCAAGGAGCCCATTCGGGTGAACGATCCGAAAGGTACGGGCCCATTTATTTTAGCTAGCCTGGAGCTAAACCAATAATTCAGGTTGCATAGCAAGACCACTGCATGAAAAAGATACTTCTGGTTGTAATTGGAAGCCTATTAGCGGGCAACCTAGCGGCGCAAACCAACCCGTGGAAGCAAGGCATTCTGGCCGATGAGTTCATCTTCGAGAAAGCGCCGTTTCCGGAAAGCCACGCCGCCACCATTGCCGAAACCCCAAAGGGACTTGTGGCCGCGTGGTTTGGCGGCACCAAGGAGCGCAACCCCGACGTGGGTATTTGGGTGAGCCGGCAAGAAAACGGCCGCTGGACCACGCCCGTGGAAGTCGCTAATGGTGTAGTGAACGAAACCCTGCGCTACCCCACCTGGAACCCGGTGCTCTACCAGGCCCCCGGCGGCGACCTCCTGCTGTTCTACAAAATCGGCCCCAAGCCCTCGGACTGGAAAGGGTGGCTGAAAACCTCGAAAGACGGTGGCCTGACGTGGTCGGCGGCCGAGGCCCTGCCGGAAGGCTACATCGGGCCGGTGAAAAACAAGCCGGTGCTCCTCCAAAACGGCACCTTGCTCAGCCCCACCAGCACCGAAGGCAGCGGCGGCTGGCGCGTGCACTTCGAGGCCACGCCGGACTTCGGCAAGACCTGGACCATGACGGCCCCCGTCGAGAACGGCCCGACGCAGGGCGCTATTCAGCCGAGCATACTGGTGCACAAAAAGGGCCGCTTGCAAGTGCTGTGCCGCAGCCGCGACCGGGCTATTCTGGAGTCGTGGTCGGATGACAACGGCAAAACCTGGTCGCCGCTGGCCAAAACCAACCTGCCCAACAACAATTCCGGCACCGACGCTGTGACCCTGGCCGACGGCCGCCAGTTGCTGGTGTACAACCACGTATTGCCGCCCGGCACCCTCGCCAAAGGCCCCCGCACGCCGCTGAACGTGGCCGTTTCCAAAGACGGCAAAACCTGGTACGCCGCCGCCATCCTCGAAGACTCGCCCATCAGCCAGTATTCCTACCCCTCGGTAATTCAAACGAAAGATGGCCTGGTGCACTTCGTGTACACCTGGCGTCGCAAAAGCATCAAGCACGCCGTCATCGACCCGAAAAAGTTGAAGTTGGTCAAAATCGAAAACGGCCAGTGGCCCGCCATGAAAGGCTACCAAGCCCCCTCCGCCACAGCCGAAATCACGCAAGACTAAATAAAAGCCCTGGTTGTGTTAGCCGAACATCTAGCGTGTAGTCATCTACAACACAAAAAGATCGTCATGCTGAGCGGAGTCGAAGCATCTCGCGTGCTGAGGTTGCAATACTAACCTAACGATTCGAGCGAGATGCTCCGGCTTGATTGCACCCCTGGCTTGAAGCGCCTAACGCCCAGCATGACGGGTATACTGTGGCAACGTCAGCACGCGAGGTGCTTCGACTCCGCCTCCGGCTGCGCTCAGCATGACAAGTGTATTGCAATGACAGCGCGCGAGATTCATGAGCTAGCGCAGCATGGTGGCTCTATCAGATTTACTGCTTGATAATAACCTGTTCCTTCTCCATGTCCAGAATCCTTCACCTGCTTTTCGGCTTTCTGCTGCTGACCACGGCCACTACGGCTCAAACCTCGGACGACCAGTACCGCCTGCCGCTGCAAACCGTGCTCGACCAGATTCAGCAGCGCTACGGCGTGAAAATCAGGCCCGACGCGGCCATGGTGAAGGATAAGTGGGTGACCTACGCCGAGTGGCGCTACCGCCCTGACGTAGACGAAACCCTGAAAAACGTGCTGGCCCCGTTTGACCTCCAAGTTTCCAAAACCGGCGATAAGGCCTACAAGCTCAAACCCTTCCAGTACCACCTGAAAACGCCCGAAGAAGGTGCCGCGCAACTCGCCTACCTCGCCACCCGCTACCACGACGCGGCTACTTGGGAAAAGCGCAAAGCCGAATTGCGAAGCTGCATGTGGGAGGCGTTGCGCCTCTCCCCGATGCCGCCCAAACCCACCAGCAAACCCATCATCACCAACAAGCGCCAGTACGACGGCTACACCGTGGAAAATGTGGCCCTGGAAACCATGCCGGGCGTGTACGTAACCGGTTCGTTGTATAAGCCGCTCAAAGCCAAGGGCAAAGTGCCCGTTATCATCAGCCCCGATGGGCACTTCGGCGACGGCCGCTACCGAGCCGACGCGCAGTATCGGTGCGCCACCCTGGCCCGCATGGGCGCCATGGTGTACAGCTACGACCTGTTTGCGTGGGGCGAATCCTTGCTGCAATTCAAGAGCGAAGATCACCGCCGCAGCCTGGCCATGACGGTGCAGGCCCTGAACGGCCTGCGCAGCCTGGATTATTTGCTGTCCTTGAAAGACGCTGATAAAACCCGCGTAGCCATTACCGGCGGCTCGGGTGGCGGCAGCCAAACCATGCTGCTCACCGCCCTCGACGACCGGATCAAAGTAAGTGTGCCGGTCGTGATGCTCTCCACCTACCACAATGGTGGCTGCCCGTGCGAAAGTGGCATGCCCGTGCACCTCTGCGGCAACGGCACCAACAATGCCGAGCTAGCCGCCATGGCCGCCCCGCGCCCCCAACTCGCCATCACCGACGGCGGCGACTGGACCGCCCACACGCCCGAAGTGGCGTATCCCTACCTCCAGAAAATCTACGGCTACTACGGTAAATCCAGCTTAGTTGAGAACGTGCACCTCCCCAAAGAAGGCCACGACTACGGCGCCTCGAAGCGCCAAGCC contains:
- a CDS encoding alpha/beta hydrolase family protein, whose translation is MSRILHLLFGFLLLTTATTAQTSDDQYRLPLQTVLDQIQQRYGVKIRPDAAMVKDKWVTYAEWRYRPDVDETLKNVLAPFDLQVSKTGDKAYKLKPFQYHLKTPEEGAAQLAYLATRYHDAATWEKRKAELRSCMWEALRLSPMPPKPTSKPIITNKRQYDGYTVENVALETMPGVYVTGSLYKPLKAKGKVPVIISPDGHFGDGRYRADAQYRCATLARMGAMVYSYDLFAWGESLLQFKSEDHRRSLAMTVQALNGLRSLDYLLSLKDADKTRVAITGGSGGGSQTMLLTALDDRIKVSVPVVMLSTYHNGGCPCESGMPVHLCGNGTNNAELAAMAAPRPQLAITDGGDWTAHTPEVAYPYLQKIYGYYGKSSLVENVHLPKEGHDYGASKRQAMYEFLAKNLTLNLSAAEDKTGKLDESKVTIEKEETQKVFGKNGELLPSNALKGFEALQAAFNKSTPATEEAKNQN
- a CDS encoding sialidase family protein, which gives rise to MKKILLVVIGSLLAGNLAAQTNPWKQGILADEFIFEKAPFPESHAATIAETPKGLVAAWFGGTKERNPDVGIWVSRQENGRWTTPVEVANGVVNETLRYPTWNPVLYQAPGGDLLLFYKIGPKPSDWKGWLKTSKDGGLTWSAAEALPEGYIGPVKNKPVLLQNGTLLSPTSTEGSGGWRVHFEATPDFGKTWTMTAPVENGPTQGAIQPSILVHKKGRLQVLCRSRDRAILESWSDDNGKTWSPLAKTNLPNNNSGTDAVTLADGRQLLVYNHVLPPGTLAKGPRTPLNVAVSKDGKTWYAAAILEDSPISQYSYPSVIQTKDGLVHFVYTWRRKSIKHAVIDPKKLKLVKIENGQWPAMKGYQAPSATAEITQD